A window of Gudongella oleilytica genomic DNA:
ATGATATCGTCACTGTTTGCGGGAAATGCTGTGAGTCAGGGGATGTCCTTATGAGAGATGTAGCCCTGCAAAAAGCGGAACGAGGAGATGTACTGGCTGTTTTTACTACAGGAGCCTACGGTTATTCTATGGCCAGCAACTACAACAAGAACCCTATACCTGCAGTTGTACTTGTAAAGGATGGAAGAACTGAGCTTATGGTCAAACGTCAAAGCTATGATGACATGATAAAAAATGAGTTGATACCTGAGTCAATGAGGTAAGGAGGATCATATGCTATTTACTAAGATGCACGGTGCAGGTAATGATTTCATCATCATAAACAATTTAGTGGAAAAAATACCTGAAGAACTGTTTCCAAGTGTTGCAAAAGCCCTTTGTCAAAGAAGGATGTCCATAGGTGCCGACGGGATGATGATAATCGACAAAGCTCAAGGTGACGGAGATTTCAGGATGCACTTTTTTAATTCTGACGGCACGATAGGCGAAATGTGTGGAAACGGCGCAAGATGCATTGCCAGATATGGATTTGAGAAGGGTTTATCGGGGGCTGTACAAAAAATAGAAACAACAGCCGGAATGGTTACAGGCTGGAGAGTAGATAAAAGGAAGTACAAGGTCAAGCTTAACGACCCAACCTATATCCAGCTCGATCATGATATCGAGATCGGAGGGAGCAGTTATAAATGCTCCTATATTGAGTTGGGGAATCCAGGGCTTCCTCACGCAGTTGTATACCTTGAGGGTATGTCAGACATGGATCAAGACGAGCTGCGACAGCTTGGAAGGGTTCTGAGAAACCACAGCTCATTTCCGAAGGGCGCAAACATAAATTTCTGCCAGTTGGATGGTCAAGATGGATTAAAAGCAATAACCTTCGAGCGAGGAGTAGAGGATTTTACACTTGCCTGCGGAACAGGTGCAGGATCCATTGCTCTGGCAGTGAGATTAAAGGGAATAATCAAAGAAGACAGGGTGAGAATCGAGAAGCCCGGGGGGACTCTATTTATTGAGCTTGAAAAGAGAGATGACAGTTATTCGATCTATTTGACCGGGCCTACCTGCATGGTGGCAGAAGGTCAGGTATTGGATGAGGACATGAGGGAATTATGGGAGGGATTAGAGTGAAGTATAATTTTGACGAAGTGATAGACAGAAGAGATTTTAATTCAGTAAAATACGACGAGAGAATGAAGAAATTTGGTACAGATGATGTTATTCCGTTGTGGATAGCAGACATGGACTTCAGAACCGCTCAGCCAATCATAGACGCTATGATCAAGCGAGCAGAGCATGGTATATTTGGATATGTTTCAAAACCACTGAGCTATAAGGAGGCGGCTTCAGAGTTCCAACTAAGAAGACACGGATGGAAGTTGGATCCTGATACGATGAGCTTTGCAGTAGGTATTGTTCCTGCAATGGCTGAGCTGGTAAGGGAATTTGTTCAGCCAGGGGAAAAGGTCTTAATACAGACCCCTGTTTACCCTGAGTTTTACAACGTGGTCGAGGTATGGGAAGGAAGAGAAGTAGTTGAAAACAAGCTTCTGGAAAAGGATGGCTGGCATGTTATCGACTTTGTGGATTTCGAGGAGAAGCTGAAATCCGGAGTAAAGCTGTTTATTCTATGCAATCCCCATAATCCAATAGGAAGAATATGGACCAAGGAAGAACTTGTAAAAATGGGAGAGCTTTGCCTGAAGTATAATGTTCCTGTAATATCTGATGAGATACACGGAGACCTTGAACTTTATGGGAATAAGTACACAGCCTTTGGAACATTGTCTGAGGAGCTGAAGAAAAATACTATCATCTGCTTTGCAGCTACAAAAACCTTTAACCTCGCAGGTCTGCAGGCATGTTCTATCGTATTCCACAGGGCGGATTGGAAGAAGAGATTCGACGGATTCTGGAGTGGTCTTGATATCCATAGAAACAACTGCTTCAGTCTTGTCGCCATGGAGGCAGCCTGGAGACATGGAGATGAGTGGCTGGACCAAATGCTGGAGTATGTCGGTGAAAACATGAGGTTTGTCAAGGAATATCTCGACAGGGAGATCCCGCAGATAAAGATGACACTTCCTCAGGCTACATATCTGATGTGGCTGGATTGCAGAGAACTGGGGATGGATTCAAAGGAGCTGAATGAGTTTTTTGTCAAAAAGGCTAAGGTTGGTTTGAATAATGGAAAGGATTTCTGCAGAAGTCTCGACGGGTATATGAGAATGAATGCTGCTCACCCAAGATATCAGCTGAAGCAGGCGTTGGAGCAGATAAAAGAAGCGGTTGAGGCGACCTTTGGTCGCAGTGAATAACGAATAGTGAATAGTGATTAGCAAAAAATATCCTCCATAAACGCTCATTTTAAGACATTTTATATCTGAATGAACGAAAATGGAGGGTATTTTCTTTTGCTAACAACTAACTGCTACC
This region includes:
- the dapF gene encoding diaminopimelate epimerase, coding for MLFTKMHGAGNDFIIINNLVEKIPEELFPSVAKALCQRRMSIGADGMMIIDKAQGDGDFRMHFFNSDGTIGEMCGNGARCIARYGFEKGLSGAVQKIETTAGMVTGWRVDKRKYKVKLNDPTYIQLDHDIEIGGSSYKCSYIELGNPGLPHAVVYLEGMSDMDQDELRQLGRVLRNHSSFPKGANINFCQLDGQDGLKAITFERGVEDFTLACGTGAGSIALAVRLKGIIKEDRVRIEKPGGTLFIELEKRDDSYSIYLTGPTCMVAEGQVLDEDMRELWEGLE
- a CDS encoding MalY/PatB family protein → MKYNFDEVIDRRDFNSVKYDERMKKFGTDDVIPLWIADMDFRTAQPIIDAMIKRAEHGIFGYVSKPLSYKEAASEFQLRRHGWKLDPDTMSFAVGIVPAMAELVREFVQPGEKVLIQTPVYPEFYNVVEVWEGREVVENKLLEKDGWHVIDFVDFEEKLKSGVKLFILCNPHNPIGRIWTKEELVKMGELCLKYNVPVISDEIHGDLELYGNKYTAFGTLSEELKKNTIICFAATKTFNLAGLQACSIVFHRADWKKRFDGFWSGLDIHRNNCFSLVAMEAAWRHGDEWLDQMLEYVGENMRFVKEYLDREIPQIKMTLPQATYLMWLDCRELGMDSKELNEFFVKKAKVGLNNGKDFCRSLDGYMRMNAAHPRYQLKQALEQIKEAVEATFGRSE